The Argentina anserina chromosome 3, drPotAnse1.1, whole genome shotgun sequence genome includes a region encoding these proteins:
- the LOC126788806 gene encoding LOW QUALITY PROTEIN: subtilisin-like protease SBT2.4 (The sequence of the model RefSeq protein was modified relative to this genomic sequence to represent the inferred CDS: inserted 2 bases in 1 codon; deleted 2 bases in 1 codon), which produces MQSTMAIARANVLLHSYCFIALLASVLVTGFAAEDRAIYLVLIDGDSFAFHGGSSSSRLNLNSEVLKAHAMQLGDSHDRILQSNLEAGSYNKLYGFKHIANGFAVHTTPSQAVKLKYSPGVKLVERDRGAKLMTTYTPRFLELSEGVWTQGGQRNVGEEIVIGFVDTGINPAHLSFAYNPLRPYTSNISHFSGACETGPLFLAISCNGKVVSAKFFSAGARAIATLNASVDILSPFDTDGHGSHVASVAAGNAGVPVDVNGFCYGQASGMAPRARIAVYKAVYPTVATLADVVSAIDQAVRDGVDVLVLSVGPDEPPEDRVTFLGVFDVFMLYARRAGVFVVQAAGNRGPDPSSVVSYSPWAVGVASYGTDRIYHSSIVLGNGERIEGVGLSAPTFGYRLLQHRLVLAKDAVNPIGSFPRTPPYVEECQFRQALDPRLGIGSIVICTFSEGFYNGTSTLNAIVNTARALGFMGFVLVANPAYGDFIAEPVPFAVSGILVPNVTNSQVILQYYEQQTFKDQRGFPTRLAARAKASLGEGRAASFMGPAPTVSRFSSRRPNFIDRARKLADVLKPDILSPGHQIWGAWSPISALEPSLLGHNFALLSGTSMATPHIAGIAALIKQYNPSWTPSMIASAISTTATKYDKNGELIMAEGSDIGSRYPSTPFEFGDGLVSPSNAMNPGLVLSSGYDDYISFLCSLHDTNLSTIRIVAGEMCNKPLDHPANLNLPSVTIAELNGSQIVRRVFMNVGSKPETYSSSVLPPNGTTVEICPPSFTXAPQGTQELVIQFNVTQAMDQFTFGEIVITGTLNHIVRVPLSMFPVSI; this is translated from the exons ATGCAATCTACCATGGCTATTGCAAGAGCCAATGTCTTATTGCATTCCTACTGTTTCATAGCGCTTCTCGCTTCTGTGTTGGTTACTGGTTTTGCAGCTGAAGATCGAGCTATATACTTGGTTTTAATAGATGGAGACTCTTTTGCTTTCCATGGGGGCTCTTCATCTTCGCGCCTCAATCTAAATAG TGAGGTTTTGAAGGCTCATGCAATGCAATTGGGGGACTCTCATGATCGAATTCTACAGAGCAATCTTGAGGCTGGAAGCTACAACAAGCTTTACGGCTTTAAACACATTGCAAATGGCTTTGCTGTCCATACAACACCTTCTCAG GCTGTAAAGCTGAAATATTCTCCAGGAGTAAAGCTAGTTGAGAGAGATAGAGGAGCAAAGTTGATGACAACGTACACTCCTCGCTTCCTTGAATTATCTGAAGGAGTTTGGACACAAGGAGGCCAACGTAATGTTGGTGAAGAAATTGTGATTGGTTTCGTGGATACTGGCATCAACCCTGCACATCTAAGTTTTGCTTATAATCCTCTGAGGCCTTACACCTCCAATATTTCTCATTTTTCGGGTGCTTGTGAGACTGGTCCTTTATTCCTTGCAATTTCATGCAATGGCAAAGTAGTTTCAGCCAAGTTTTTCTCTGCTGGGGCTCGAGCCATTGCTACTCTTAATGCTTCAGTTGATATTCTTTCACCATTTGATACAGATGGACATGGCAG TCATGTGGCATCAGTTGCAGCTGGAAATGCTGGAGTTCCTGTGGATGTGAATGGCTTCTGTTATGGACAAGCTAGTGGAATGGCACCACGTGCGCG GATTGCTGTGTATAAAGCTGTGTATCCCACAGTAGCAACTTTAGCAGATGTAGTCTCTGCAATTGATCAA GCGGTTCGAGATGGAGTGGATGTCTTGGTACTCTCTGTCGGACCAGATGAACCACCAGAGGATAGAGTGACCTTCTTAGGCGTGTTTGATGTGTTCATGTTATATGCTCGACGAGCTGGTGTATTTGTGGTGCAAGCAGCAGGGAATCGAGGACCAGACCCTTCAAGTGTAGTGTCTTACAGCCCTTGGGCTGTAGGTGTAGCTTCTTATGGCACAGATAGAATTTATCATTCATCTATTGTTCTTGGAAATGGAGAAAGAATTGAAGGTGTTGGATTATCAG CACCAACATTTGGATATAGATTACTTCAACATAGGTTGGTTCTGGCCAAGGATGCGGTAAATCCAATTGGGTCATTCCCAAGAACCCCACCCTATGTTGAAGAGTGCCAATTTCGACAAGCATTGGATCCTAGGTTAGGTATAGGTAGTATTGTCATCTGCACATTCTCAGAGGGATTCTATAATGGGACATCCACCCTCAACGCCATCGTCAACACGGCAAGAGCTCTTGGATTTAtgggttttgttcttgttgcaAATCCAGCTTATGGTGACTTCATTGCGGAGCCTGTTCCTTTTGCTGTTTCTGGCATTTTGGTCCCTAATGTAACCAATTCCCAG GTTATATTGCAATACTATGAACAACAAACATTTAAGGATCAGAGAGGATTCCCTACTAGACTTGCAGCGAGA GCGAAAGCATCACTTGGAGAAGGAAGAGCTGCTTCTTTCATGGGCCCAGCACCTACTGTTAGCCGATTCTCTTCAAGAAGACCAAATTTCATTGACAGGGCAAGGAAGCTGGCTGATGTACTGAAGCCGGATATTCTTTCCCCCGGACACCAAATTTGGGGAGCTTGGAGCCCAATTAGTGCCTTAGAACCCTCTTTACTGG GACACAATTTTGCACTACTATCTGGTACAAGCATGGCAACACCTCATATCGCTGGAATTGCAGCACTTATTAAGCAGTACAATCCTTCATGGACTCCATCCATGATTGCATCTGCGATTTCCACCACTGCGACCAAGTATGATAAAAATGGAGAATTGATAATGGCTGAAGGATCTGATATAGGCAGTCGATATCCCTCCACCCCTTTTGAGTTTGGAGATGGCCTTGTCAGTCCAAGTAATGCCATGAATCCAGGCCTAGTCTTATCTTCAG GATATGACGACTACATCAGCTTCTTGTGCTCATTGCATGATACCAATCTTAGTACAATAAGAATTGTCGCTGGAGAAATGTGCAACAAGCCACTAGACCATCCAGCCAATCTGAACCTTCCTTCAGTAACAATAGCAGAATTGAATGGGTCTCAAATAGTACGAAGGGTTTTCATGAACGTAGGGAGCAAGCCGGAGACTTACTCTAGCTCAGTGCTGCCACCAAATGGGACTACAGTAGAAATATGTCCACCTTCATTTAC AGCTCCGCAAGGCACTCAAGAGTTAGTTATACAGTTCAATGTCACCCAAGCAATGGACCAATTCACCTTTGGTGAAATAGTAATTACAGGAACTCTAAATCATATTGTCAGGGTACCATTGTCAATGTTTCCAGTTTCGATTTGA